Proteins co-encoded in one Aquincola tertiaricarbonis genomic window:
- a CDS encoding TlpA family protein disulfide reductase, with protein sequence MNRRSTLFAGVGLAAAAAGAGLAWWRLQPGAVDDEAAAALWSLSFTRPEGGELQMASLRGKPLVLNFWATWCPPCVKELPQIDRFHTEFKPAGWQVVGLAVDGPTPVREFLRKQPLGFHVGLAGLEGTDLSKRLGNTAGALPFTVVFGADGRPLQRKLGETSYEELAGWARSVG encoded by the coding sequence ATGAACCGACGCAGTACTCTTTTTGCCGGCGTGGGCCTGGCTGCCGCGGCGGCCGGTGCCGGCCTGGCCTGGTGGCGGCTGCAACCGGGCGCGGTGGACGACGAAGCCGCTGCCGCGCTGTGGTCGCTCAGCTTCACGCGCCCCGAAGGCGGCGAGCTGCAGATGGCCAGCCTGCGCGGCAAGCCGCTGGTGCTGAACTTCTGGGCCACCTGGTGTCCGCCCTGCGTCAAGGAGCTGCCGCAGATCGACCGCTTCCACACCGAGTTCAAGCCGGCCGGCTGGCAGGTGGTGGGCCTGGCGGTGGATGGGCCGACGCCGGTGCGCGAGTTCCTGCGCAAGCAGCCACTGGGCTTTCACGTGGGGCTGGCGGGGCTGGAAGGCACCGACCTGTCCAAACGGCTGGGCAACACCGCGGGCGCCCTGCCCTTCACGGTGGTGTTCGGCGCCGATGGCCGGCCACTGCAGCGCAAGCTGGGTGAAACCAGCTATGAAGAACTGGCCGGCTGGGCCCGTTCGGTGGGCTAA
- the accB gene encoding acetyl-CoA carboxylase biotin carboxyl carrier protein, with product MDLRKLKTLIDLVSESNISELEITEADGKVRIVKADPQAAPQAYVPAATPVAQQIAAPTTAVPSPAPAPVAEAPAEPSGHVVKSPMVGTFYAASSPGAKPLAEVGQAVKEGEPLCIIEAMKIMNEIEADKSGTIAKILVDNGQAVEFGQPLFIIE from the coding sequence ATGGATCTGCGCAAGCTCAAAACGCTCATCGACCTCGTGTCGGAATCGAACATCTCCGAGCTCGAGATCACCGAAGCCGATGGCAAGGTGCGCATCGTCAAGGCCGACCCCCAGGCCGCGCCGCAGGCCTACGTGCCGGCCGCCACGCCGGTGGCGCAGCAGATCGCGGCTCCCACCACCGCCGTGCCCTCGCCCGCACCGGCGCCGGTGGCCGAAGCCCCGGCCGAACCCAGCGGCCACGTGGTGAAGTCGCCGATGGTCGGCACCTTCTACGCCGCCTCCAGCCCCGGCGCCAAGCCGCTGGCCGAAGTGGGCCAGGCCGTCAAGGAAGGCGAGCCGCTGTGCATCATCGAGGCGATGAAGATCATGAACGAGATCGAAGCCGACAAGAGCGGCACGATCGCCAAGATCCTGGTGGACAACGGCCAGGCCGTCGAATTCGGCCAGCCGCTGTTCATCATCGAGTGA